Proteins from a genomic interval of Bdellovibrionales bacterium:
- the hisB gene encoding bifunctional histidinol-phosphatase/imidazoleglycerol-phosphate dehydratase HisB — protein MNRRIAFIDRDGTLIKEPADQQVDRLDKIELMDDVIWALQKLNAAGFELVMVSNQDGLGTGSFPQADFDLCQNFITKIFLSQGVRFSDVRICPHLPSDACKCRKPGVGLIKDYLKIIDRSNSLVIGDRHTDIELAENMGIRGIQLTDQYGWKNLVRDVLFRVRTGTYRRETKETNIFAEVFLDGQGQANIQTGIHFFDHMLEQIAKHSGVSLKIQCEGDLKVDDHHTVEDVGLALGQALSLALGDRRGIERYGCLLPMDESLAEVAIDLGGRPFLVFSGQFSREKVGDLSIEMVPHFFRSLADSLRATLNIKVNGENTHHMVEASFKGFARALKAAIVQGGDQIPSTKGLLV, from the coding sequence ATGAATCGTCGTATCGCATTTATTGATCGGGACGGCACCTTGATTAAGGAGCCCGCTGATCAGCAGGTAGATCGTCTCGATAAAATTGAATTGATGGACGATGTGATTTGGGCTTTGCAAAAATTGAATGCCGCTGGCTTTGAACTCGTTATGGTGAGCAATCAAGATGGCTTGGGAACTGGCAGCTTTCCGCAAGCTGATTTTGATCTTTGTCAGAATTTCATAACAAAAATATTTTTATCTCAGGGGGTCAGGTTTTCGGACGTAAGAATTTGTCCTCATCTTCCGAGCGATGCTTGCAAGTGTCGAAAACCTGGTGTTGGTTTAATCAAGGACTATTTGAAAATTATCGATCGATCGAACAGTCTTGTGATAGGTGATCGCCACACAGATATTGAATTGGCTGAGAATATGGGAATCAGGGGAATTCAATTAACGGATCAATACGGTTGGAAGAATCTGGTCCGTGATGTTTTATTTCGAGTTCGCACGGGAACCTATCGTCGAGAAACCAAAGAGACAAATATTTTTGCCGAAGTTTTTCTGGATGGACAAGGTCAAGCGAATATTCAAACAGGAATTCATTTCTTTGATCATATGCTTGAGCAAATTGCGAAGCATTCGGGAGTCAGTCTGAAAATTCAATGCGAGGGAGATCTAAAAGTGGATGATCATCACACAGTTGAAGACGTGGGGTTGGCTCTGGGGCAAGCCCTGAGCTTAGCTCTTGGAGATCGTCGCGGAATCGAAAGGTATGGTTGTTTGCTCCCGATGGATGAGAGTTTGGCAGAAGTGGCTATCGACCTTGGCGGGCGCCCCTTCTTGGTTTTTTCAGGACAATTTTCGAGAGAAAAAGTCGGAGATCTGTCCATCGAGATGGTGCCTCATTTTTTTCGCTCTCTCGCAGACAGTTTGCGCGCCACCTTGAACATCAAAGTTAATGGAGAAAACACACACCATATGGTTGAGGCTTCCTTCAAGGGTTTTGCACGAGCACTTAAGGCTGCTATTGTCCAAGGTGGAGATCAAATACCATCAACTAAAGGTCTGCTTGTATGA
- the hisH gene encoding imidazole glycerol phosphate synthase subunit HisH, producing the protein MIAVVDSGGANIRSIVTALEGLGEEAKLTCDPEILRRADRLVLPGVGSALKCREKLDQSGIIPLLCELKVPILGICIGMQILFESLEEGPCFGLGLMPGTVDRFIPQKGFPVPHMGWNQIRVLRGDSLLEGLDEAWFYYTHSYKAPAAEGGCTLASSQYSCEFSAVVKKENWYGVQFHPEKSAEAGQRLLKNFLEVKK; encoded by the coding sequence ATGATTGCTGTTGTCGATTCTGGTGGAGCTAACATTCGATCGATTGTGACGGCTTTGGAAGGGCTCGGGGAAGAGGCGAAGTTGACTTGTGATCCCGAAATTTTGAGACGGGCAGACCGTCTTGTTTTGCCTGGTGTTGGATCAGCTCTTAAGTGTCGTGAAAAATTGGATCAATCAGGAATTATTCCCCTTTTATGTGAATTGAAGGTACCAATTCTCGGAATATGCATTGGTATGCAAATTTTATTTGAAAGCCTAGAGGAAGGACCCTGTTTCGGTTTGGGCCTCATGCCCGGAACAGTTGATAGGTTTATTCCACAGAAGGGATTTCCCGTTCCACACATGGGATGGAATCAAATTAGAGTTTTGCGCGGAGATTCTCTTTTGGAAGGGCTCGACGAGGCCTGGTTCTATTACACTCACTCCTACAAAGCCCCCGCGGCTGAGGGTGGCTGCACCTTGGCCTCCAGCCAGTACAGTTGTGAGTTTTCAGCGGTGGTAAAGAAGGAGAATTGGTACGGAGTCCAGTTTCATCCCGAAAAATCGGCTGAGGCGGGTCAAAGATTATTAAAAAATTTTCTTGAGGTGAAAAAATGA
- the hisA gene encoding 1-(5-phosphoribosyl)-5-[(5-phosphoribosylamino)methylideneamino]imidazole-4-carboxamide isomerase translates to MKIWPAIDLLEGKCVRLTQGDYSQCKIYDSDPVVVAKKFEAEGAKQIHVVDLSRAKNPMNSQIGLIERICKQTELLVQVGGGIRSLQDAKDLIAAGAKRLVIGSLAVTNPRVTQEILSLFGGCVLALDVQASRGDYFVATHAWTVVSKMTPESIVSDYPKAKSILCTDISRDGKLSGPSVELYSRLRRSLGEVEIIASGGVNSLDDLRELQKTGCEGVIVGKAFYEERFSLKEALECLQGE, encoded by the coding sequence ATGAAGATTTGGCCAGCGATTGATCTATTAGAGGGAAAATGCGTGCGTCTGACTCAGGGAGATTATAGTCAGTGCAAGATATATGACAGTGATCCCGTGGTTGTTGCAAAAAAGTTTGAGGCGGAGGGGGCTAAGCAGATTCACGTTGTCGATTTGAGTCGAGCCAAAAATCCGATGAACTCGCAAATTGGTTTGATTGAAAGAATCTGTAAACAAACTGAACTTTTGGTTCAGGTGGGAGGAGGGATTCGATCCTTGCAAGATGCCAAGGACCTGATAGCGGCAGGAGCCAAGCGCTTGGTCATCGGAAGTTTGGCCGTCACAAACCCAAGGGTGACTCAGGAAATACTTTCTCTTTTTGGTGGTTGCGTTCTAGCCCTCGATGTCCAGGCTTCCCGGGGAGATTACTTTGTGGCGACTCATGCGTGGACGGTCGTGAGCAAAATGACTCCCGAGTCCATCGTGTCGGATTATCCAAAAGCGAAGTCGATTCTGTGTACCGATATCAGCAGAGACGGTAAATTGAGCGGGCCGAGCGTCGAACTTTACTCGAGGTTGCGAAGAAGTTTAGGTGAGGTGGAGATTATTGCCTCAGGCGGAGTCAACAGCCTTGATGATCTGAGAGAATTGCAAAAAACAGGATGTGAGGGCGTGATTGTTGGCAAAGCCTTCTATGAGGAGCGATTTAGTCTGAAGGAGGCCTTGGAATGCTTGCAAGGAGAGTAA